The sequence below is a genomic window from Silene latifolia isolate original U9 population chromosome 7, ASM4854445v1, whole genome shotgun sequence.
AAAACCTAGCTAAAAAGTTCGTGTTAGTTGCTTAGAGGCGCGAGTTGTGCGATGCGTGACATGCCAATCGTCCTTGCTATCCCTTCCTCGTTCCATCATTAGAATTTTAGACAAACACTTCATCAAACTAATTAATGAACTACTCATTATATATTTAGTTTGTTTTTAAGAAAATTTTCATTATGAATTATCAAAGACTGTCATAACACCTTATTTTAGAAAAGGTGAAAGGACGAAGAAATGCATTATTGATATCTTATAAGATATTTTTGGATAAAAACATAATGGAAAACCTGTTAAAAGAGAAAATGTAGAAAAATTGGCATAATAATGGAAGCATAAAAGTCTTTGCCCCCACGGCATGTGTAGTGGCTTGTCTAGAGTGATAAGGTTGAAGAAGTATGTGCCTAAATACTCATATTGATTGTTACACATTTTAAGTGGATACATCTATCGTTGTAATATGTGTGCTTCATGGGGCCAAGCCATAGAGACAATTCCTATGATTTGATGTATGGGTGCGTAAAATTTTCTAACAATGAAAATATCAagttttatgaaaaaaaaaaattattttgttTGACAAAAGGCAGGGTGATATGGAATTGGATAAAATCCCCCCTTATTATTAAATAAAAATTCTCAATAGTTTTCCTCCAAAAGAAATATgcttaaataaaaaaacaaacctgtatttttattaaattattattttttaattaagaTATTATCTTTTAATCATTATAATCTTTTTTTAACtaaattataatcttttaattaatatAAAACAAAATTGGTAAATCTAAAAATTCGTATATGAAAAACCCATAAATTGATATATTAGTTTCGTATAAAAAATTTTACCACGTACTTAATtcgtactccctcctattcaaccTATAGTTCtcatttcattataatactcctcacatatattagagaaagcgGAACTATAAGCTGAATAAGATTAAGTATAAATAAATTATGAACTGATATTATTAATTTCATGACAAAAAAAATTCTTTAAAACTATCTGAGAAAATTtctaaattgaaatcattagttttgtggtaaaaaaattattaaaatacacattttatGACATtactcaattcttttgattagtttttcatttcaattttttttatcctTATTAAAATATCTATAAGTAATAGATCTAAAGGATCTAGAAATGTCGAGATGATGCCGAGGACTGATTGTTCAATATAGGAATTGATCCCATGACCtctaactaaaaaataaatttaaCAACCACAAGACCCACATAATTTATGTGATCCTTTACTAAACAAAATTGTAATTATTTTTGGGAAAATGGGGTGCAAATGAATCCATGCATCCCGTCAGAAACGCCACTGCCAAGTAGGGACGAAGTTAAGTCCAAGTATTAACTAGGGTCAAAATATCAATCTTATCTATATTTCTAATTATAGTTTTCTTTTCGAAAGAAAGGTAAttgtatactccctcctattcactcaaTTTGTCCCTTTCATTTTGTGCACAAGAATTAAGGGTGGGattaaaaaatgaataaaggacatgGTGGACCAAGGTGAATGGAGAGAGGAAAGTAAGATTAAGGAAACTTAAGTAGACATGCTTATGCTAAGCTTTCCCTCCAAAAATTAAGACTTGAGATTACATTGATAATTTCCCATTGGAGTACTTGATTAAAAAAGAGTACAAATACAAGACAATACCAGTTTTTTGTTCTACATACGACATAAAGATACTtgataatttttggagttctacATCTGACATTAAAAAATTACACTTCATAAGAAAATTACACAGTAATTGAAttctaaaattaataaaacaagtttgctaaaaaaaaaaaaaaattgacaaaataTTGTTGTTGGATTTGGACTTGATTTTTCAAAGAAGGATCCTCTTATACCTTCATTCTCATTCTGGACGTCCATATTGAATAAGCAAACTGCCAAACTAAAGGACACcaagtgcattattcattcaaattTGGCACCAAATTCATTTAAGGAGCCAAAATGAAAAAATGGCTCTAAAATTTGCGCCCAAATTTTTCACCAAATTTAAACTTGTGCAAAGTTCAAGTTAGCTATAAATAGAATAGTGGCAACTAAAGTGATCATTTATACACAAACAACCAAAAAAACACTTTCCTACAATAATAAATCCACATAAAACAGCCAAAAAATCTGATTCATCCACATTTATTTCTCACAAACAGCAATAAATGAAGACTAAAAACTTGACAAACTTAGAAAGAAGTaagatttctcaaattttattgtTAAGAAGCAATAATGGAAAGATCAAAAGGGGTATAATGCTAGAGGTGGCAGACCAGTTCAGTGTTTGCAGGAAGAGTATCACAAGGATCTGGAATGAAACAAAGAAGCAGTTGGATGCAGGCCAAGCATTAAATGTTAACAGCAAACTGAAAGGCAAAAAATGTCATACAAGGCAGGTTTTTGATGTTGAGAAGTTCAACAAAATCCCCCTTTCGAGAAAGGACCACTCAACATAGTATCTGCTTTGAAGCTTATGGGACTAGCCAAGTCAAAGAATATCAAGATGGGTAACAGATAAGACAATACTttctcacacaaatgcaatcaaaCCTCAGTTGAATGACAAAAACAAACTTGAGAGATTGCTTTTCTCTCGGGATGACTACATTATGATGAGGTATGTAAGCAAGTAAAATTCAATGATCAAAGTATTGTTATTCACATGGATGAAAAATGGTTTTACTTAACTCAGCCTAGTAGGAGGTTCTACTTATCTAAAGGTGAAAAAAAACCATATAGAAGTGTTCAGTCCAAAAAATTTATAGGAAAAGTAATGTTTATGTGTGCTGTTGCCAGACCAAGGTATGGGTCAAATGGTGAAGTACTTTTTGATGGTAAGATAGGTATATGGCCCTTCATAGTTGAAGTACCAGCTAAGAGAAATTCTAGGAATAGAGTTGCAGGTACAATGGAAACAAAATGCATAGAATCAATTAACAAACAGGTTGTTAAAGATATGATACTCAAAATTGTTATTCCAGCAATTAAGGCAAAGTGGCTCGAAGGTGAAAATAAGCATATTATCATACAACAAGATAATGCACGTCCACACATAAAGAATTGGATCCGATTTCAAAGTCAAGCAAACAAGGATGGGTGGAATATTGAGTTAAGTTGTCAACCACCAAACTCACCAGATTTGAATGTCTTAGATTTGGGTTTTTTCAGAGCTATTCAGTCACTTCAGCAAAGGAAAAATGCTTACAAGTTGGATAAACTTGTTGTGGAAGTTAATAATGCTTTTGAAAAGTTGGAGGTAATTAAACTCAATTATGTCTTCATAACACTACAAGCATGCATGATAGAGGTTTtgaaaaggaaaggaggaaatgaTTACCCCTTACCACACATGCACAAATCCAAATTAGCGGTGCGCAGCTTATTGCCCGACTATCTAACTCGCCGATTTGAACTTGGTGCAAGAGTGTATAACATACTTGAACAATGTGGGTGATGCTTCTAGCATAAAAGTAAAGCACATTATCTTTGATATAAATGAACTGTTGGCAACATTATCTTGAACTCGTTGAGTCCAAGAATGAACCAACAGAGCATTCTTGATGATATGACATATGAACAAGGTTGAAACATGGATACAAAGCTAATGCATTAGTTGATGCAAATGTTAATGCAAATGTTCTCAGATGCTATCTGCAGATGCTATCTGCAGACGTTATTTGAACTTGTTGGTAACATTATTGAACCACTGGGTGCGAATGAACCAACAGATCATTCTTTGATATGACATATGAACAAAGTTGAAACATGGATACAAAGCTAATGCATTAGTTGATGCAAATGTTAATGCAAATGTTTCTGCAGATGCTCTCGCAGATCTTGAACTTGTTGGTAACATTATGAACCACTGGGTGCGAGAATGAACCAACAGATCATTATATATTGACCTCACCGAAGATCAGGTTCTAACCAATGAACCTGTTGAGATGGTTCGATGAATGCAATGCGGTGGTTTATTTGTTTTTGCTACGGTTATGCAAAGATATTATGAACATAAATGCTAGATCGATTGGTCCATATTTTGTCAATAGCGAGAAGAACATGTTTTGCGCTTAAGAAGACCAAGCTCGAATACAAGCGGACTCTAAACATCGCAGATCAAAGATATTTTGAAGATCACAAGCAAAGAAGAACATGTTTCATAATTTGTGTATTTTGATGCTTATTTATGAACTTTGCACAATGTTTAAATGTAAATCGGGACACAAATATTATGAACATCGATTTGATCGCAATTCACTTGGCGTACAACTTTAAAATTGAGTAGCTCAACGAATTCAAGATCCCAATCACTTAATGCATGCATAGCCTCATCACTTTGAGTTGTGGTGGCTTTATGCATGCATAAAGTGATTTAGGGTCGATTTTGCCCTCAATAATGAGATCATTGGGCATTAGTCCATTATAATGAGGAAATATACCCAAACTGTACTAAAAAATCATCACTAGTCCATTTTTACGAACCCAACcaacaaaaacataaaaaaaaaacaataaaattatGGATCGTCGTAAATTAACCTCCCTTATTCTTCAAGGAGCACCTTCATCCGCAATAAAGCCATTCTTTTATACTCCGGTGTCTCATATCTTGCCAATTTCTTCCTAGTCCTCTCCTCAACATCTTCCTTAAACCAAATGTTAAAAGCATCTTGCTCGACCAAACACGTATGGTAAACAAGTTCAGGTTCAGTCTCCATGCATGTCTCAGGAACAACCTCAACATCAGATTCAGGAACAACCTCAGATTCAGGGACAACTTCAGAAGATGATGAATAGTCATCATACGAATCAGGAACGATCTTCATTGACATGCCTTCAACATGTGCAATACTCTTCTCCCTATCGCCATTGTCATCAACGTCAACATCAACAAAAGGAGGTTCATAGATGTTGAATAGGCAAGGACCATCTTCAATATCGGAGAAAAGATGAGTCAGATCTGGAGATTTAGAGTCAAATCCTGAGGATTCATTGTGAATTTGAAGATGCGACATGTTGATGATCGGGTTTTAAGAGATTGGAGATCACAGATGAGAAGCGTGTCTCAGATTATGATAGAGACGATTTAGGGATTATAGAAAGATGAGAGGAAGGAGGCGATGAGAGGAAGGAGGCGATGTGAGAGACGATTTAGGGTTTTCTGGTTGGAGATGAAGAGATGAAGAGATGAAGAGACGGTTCTAGAAAGATGAAGAGGAAGGAGGCTGCTagggtttggggaaggatgagggGATTAAATGGCgggagttgggttgataattggGTTGTTAATTGTTTTGGGCTAGATTAGTTAGTGTTAGGTGGGTTGAATTAGATTTGGGTTATGTTAAGTAGGTGGGTTAGTGAATGGCAAATGTTGTAATATGCAAAAATAGACAAGGATAAGATGGTAAATTCACAACTtaaaaacttaccaaaaaaggaatgaGGGACAAAAACCCGACTAGCTTCaataaggaaagagggacaaaatgagtgaataggagggagtatgtattTTTGTTTACAACCGTTGTAAGCAAGACTTACTGTTCCGAAAAGCTTCATCCCTGAGTCCAAGTTAAAATATTAAGACGAAACTAAATACAAATTCTAGTTTAAGGCCATTGTACATTAAGGCTCGTTTGACAAGGCATTTCAGGTActtgatttggtcaaagtagcttatttgaccaaaatttcagataccttatttttttgtaagcgtttggcaagtagcttatttaaccaaataagctacctgaaatgaaatgctacttacagtagcatttgagatttcaggtacctgatttggtttgatttttcgtttttaccttttaaatctttactattaaataattatcatatccttttatgtcatttcatcaaaatcagctTTTCAGTTAATTTGTCAAACatgttttttatataatcagctaccttatcagttatcttttcaggtttcagttaccttttcaattttcagctatcttttcagttagtttcaccaaacagagcctaagacTACggtcctgttcttttggactgaaacttatcgattcgaatcgaatcgaacttataggatcgaatcgaatcgaacttaacttataggatctcgaatcgaacttattggatccgaatcgaatcgaacttataggatctcgaatcgaatcgaacttacactacaagaaaaacgcggaAATCGACGGAAAATTTAAGCCCATATCGACGGCATTTCCGTCGGTATTTCCCtttcgacggaaattccgtcgatgAATCGTGGTCACTTATTTAGTCGTAGAAATACCAGATCGTGGAATTTCCGTCGATCTTCCAAAATCGACGGAAATGTGACGGACAATCCGTCCTTATTTATAGGtcaatactgacggaatttccgtaaGTGTTTAGCATtatcgacggaatttccgtcgattTATGACCGACACGTGGCATTCCACGTAGGTTTTCAAATCACATTAACAGAGggtgcgacggaaattccgtcgttTTGAGTttcttgacggaatttccgtcagtttgtGGGACACGTGGCAATTTCTAGTTAAATCTGGAAAATGGGGAGGAAAACgcactgacggaaaatccgtcggtATTTTaaaattactgacggaaattccgtcagatgtATTAAATAACAGACCAGAAAAAAACTGCTTTGCCCGACCCACGAtcgtttttgcatcgtttcaaatctGACTCTTTGCCCAaccacgatgcctatttgcatcgtttccaatataaacaaaacctgcaaaacacatctttactgacggaatttccgtcacacatccgtcagtaacccgtgttttctgacggcctcttttttccgtcggtagggccgtcagtaagccgcgtttttcttgtagtgttataggatctgaactgaacttataggatctgaactgaactgaacttataggatctgaactgaacttaaattaagtgaggtataggatctgaatcgaacttataggatcgaatcgaatcgaatcgaacttataggatctgaatcgaatcgaatcgaacttataggatctgaagtgaacttatattaagtgactttaagtccaaaagaacagggcctactTAGGCCCCTGCTTCTTTTGACTTAATTTCGATTCtaataagttgattgattgtcattattctattgattgattgattgattggctctattgattgattgattgattgattcagatcgattgattgattgattcgattcatattagtttatttcaacattactattattattattcttattgatatcattattattattttaatattaatgtatttactatatt
It includes:
- the LOC141589988 gene encoding uncharacterized protein LOC141589988 is translated as MDEKWFYLTQPSRRFYLSKGEKKPYRSVQSKKFIGKVMFMCAVARPRYGSNGEVLFDGKIGIWPFIVEVPAKRNSRNRVAGTMETKCIESINKQVVKDMILKIVIPAIKAKWLEGENKHIIIQQDNARPHIKNWIRFQSQANKDGWNIELSCQPPNSPDLNVLDLGFFRAIQSLQQRKNAYKLDKLVVEVNNAFEKLELKHGYKANALVDANVNANVSADALADLELVGNIMNHWVRE